The genomic stretch ATACCTTCGAACCAATGTCATGGGATGACCATTCATGCTGGTGCCTTGTTGGGAATATTAGAGGATGCTTGGAGATGTAAATATCAGTATCTCCAGAATTTGGCTCCGCTTCTATCCTCACCTCAACTTTCGCATCTCCCGAAGCAATTTTCTCCCAAGTATCATTATCTATGGTAAACTTGTAATACGTGTAGTGCCCTTCGTCAACGGTTCCAGATTCTAACGTTCCAAATATAAGTGGTTTTAGGACATTTTCATGAGTCTTCTCCGAATCATTATCAGCACCAACTATGTCAACTTCAATATCCGTTTCTAGAACAGATACACTTGAAGAGGGTTTTAATTCAAGGACCTGTAACTTATATACCAGCTCCCCGTAGTTGACCGTAAATATATCATCCTCAGAAAGGGTGGCATGCTGACGAAGGCTTGTTTCGAGGATGGCCTTGTGATTGGGCAAGTCTGAAAAACCTACCCTAAGAGGTTGAAGTTTTGCATAAGTCCCTTTAGAAAGCCAGACATAGAGAACTTCTACCAAAGGAATATTTGGTGTATCTGTCGGAAATAAGTTCTGCCATACATGAGGAGGAAGCCCAACAAAACCTTCATCTGCAGTGAACTCCAAAACGCCTGAATGCGTGCTCGTACCCTTCTCCTTATCAGCATCAATCATTTCTGACGAGCCCCCTTGATGTACTGTTGACAACTTAAAGTAcaagggaccttgatcaaacGCACCTTGATCTTGCAATTCGTTGAAGCAGGAAGCTGGCAACTTAATCTTATCTCCACTACCCTGGCAACGTACAGCTTCAAATACGCGGTAAAACATGATTCCCCGTCCGACAAGTAAACTTTCTTGCATTTGTTGATCAACCTGAAGAAATATAGTTggaattatttaaaaaaaaaataaataaataaaccaattAATCaactgaaaaaaatttgaacctcCCACATCACTACCGTAATAACAAAGATAAAATACATCTTTTTTAGGTAATGTAGATTAAAGGAAGCATGTCCATACTGATTCAAATTCATGTGATACATATTTGGTACATTTAGGACGGTAGGAACAAATCTATAGCCATTAAGATTTACCCGGGCACATTGTAATCATAAGGCCTATGCTCcgaaaaaaataagaataacATCTGGCACTAGCTATTCGATTCCAACGACATTGATTGCCATTGTGTGTTCTAAAATTTACAGGGATAAACAAAAAAAGCGAAGATTTGCTATCAATAAAGTCATAAATTTTCAAAGAATTACTCAATTTTCTATGAATCGAgtcataaaaatttgaagaaatgcTCAATTTTCTACCAATAAAGTCATAACCTTTCGAACAACTATGCGATTTTCTACAAATAAAGTCACAAAATTTCGAAACCCAATGCAATTTCAAACACTCTTCCTAAACAGTTGGAGCAATCAGTGTACAAAACAAGCTtaaattcaagaagaaaaaatgaccACTTTCAACAATCAAAAGCAATCCGGAAATTAATTAATGGGAATTGAGAAGGGACCTTGAGTTGGGCTTGGGCGGCATCGAAGAGGCGTCTGGACCGCTCGGCGTCAATGGCTTCTCTCTGCTTCTTACCTTCCTCTTTGGCCTTCCTCTCCTTCTCCAATTTCCGCCTCGCACTCTCTTTCCTCTCCTTCTGCTCCTTCTCTAGCTTCTCTCTCGCTCTTCTCAGCTCGaaatccatctctctctctctctgctcgtTGGTCGTATTTGGAAGCTTTTGATGTTCTCAGAAATCAGAGTCGGAGCTCGTGTTGGTTAAGAAACCACAGAATAGGAAGAGAAATTAGAGACCATTTTCCTCACTATCATTTAGTACAATAATGCCTTCCTATTTATTAGATTAAatagatgaatttaaattttgagatttgtgtaaTGGATAATCACAAAtcttaaaattcaaactcatctatcGGTAATAAATAGGATGATAAACATACATTGCATTGAATGGTAGTTGATAAAATATGAACCTGCTAAGGTTTCATGGGTTCTAGGGTTTAAGCCATGAGAGAGAAgtgttgaagatggttttgtatatttgcttaatgtaaacaattacaagatgaaacatatatatagggaagaaaaagatcataagcctaattttgcctaacttacctaacttgcttgactaacctaacttgcctaactttgaacaagaaaattgactagcctaccattattccaacatgtttatttcatgcattttaacactccccctcaagttggagtgtgaATGTCGATGACACCCAACTTGCTAATTAAGACCTCAAATTGTGCcgagcccaatcagcatcacaaaAGGCTTGTAGTTGTAGTGAACCTGTAGAAGGCAAAAGAATTCCCTGTCCAGGAGATTGTTTGATGTACCTGAGAACCTTATGCACCGCTTCAAGGTGTGGTTGTCGTGGCTTGTCCATGAATTGGCTCAACATATTAACCACATAAGTCAGGTCAGGTCGCGTGATGGTTAAGTAAATCAGCCTCCCTACGAGTCGCCTGTATGAAGAAGGATCATGTAGGAGCGTCCCATCAGTTTGTGTAAGGGACAGGGCAATCCCTTGTTTAGATCTTGCAACTTCTATCCCCAAAAAGTATTTGAGTTTTCCCAAATCCTTTAGTTTAAAATGTTGAGAAAGGAAGAGTttagtctcttcaatttctctcAAATTGTTACATGTGAGAACCTCTCCTGCAGATCGGTCCACATTTGTCGAGCATCCTTGTAGTTGATGACACTCCCTGAAATTTCCTTTGTCATGGAGCCTAGTAGCCATGTCTTGACAAAGTTGTTGCAGCGATTCCATTGCTGCAGCTCTTCAAAATTATCCTCACTTGGTTTGTTGATCGTCCCGTCAACAAAACCAAGTTTGTTCTTGACCGTTAAGGCCATACTCATGGATTAAACCCATGTGTTGTAGTTGTCTTCCACCAATGGTTGTGGTACGAGGATTGCACCAGGTTGATCCGAGTGGTGGAGATAGAGCGGGTGGTTGGGACTTTCCCATTTTGAATGAAGAGGCCATGCCTAGAATGGTTGACCTCGTGGAAGATTGCACCAGCtgtaatctcaagaaatcttttctgatgtggaagatcagtcgaaactgcaaccacagagcatactcgatatttcaagagactttacaaccaatgctctaccaagatgTTCCCAGGTTGATCTGAGGGGTGTAATAAAAACGGGTTCGAGAGATCAGTAGCCATCTCTAATGGTTTTGTGTTGGTTCCTGAATCACTCATGATGACGATGTTGTTGGTTGTGGTGCGGAAGCGTTGAAGATAGGTGGGGTATTCAGAGTCACCAGAAacggtgctctgataccatgataaaATATGAACCTGCTAAGGTTTCATGGGTTCTAGGGTTTAAGCCATGAGAGAGAAgtgttgaagatggttttgtatatttgcttaatgtaaacaattacaagatgaaacatatatatagggaagaaaaagatcataagcctaattttgcctaacttacctaacttgcttgactaacctaacttgcctaactttgaacaaaaaaattgactagcctaccattattccaacatgtttatttcatgcattttaaCAGTAGTGAACAAAAATGAAGTTAGAGAAATTAGCTTTTGATGTTCTTTATGGAATTTTTGTTGGTCCTAGGAGTTATCTTTGACATTAGATTTGTGGATTCCAGAAGGATCTGGGCCCTTCGTTTAGGAATGCGTCTATATTGGACTGCTTCATGGGCCTATGAGCCCAAATAAATTATGTATAGAGGCCCAATAGAATATGAAAAGCTAGTtgataaatataaaattgagGAATGGGGATTTAAATCCCTAACTTTTTACTTGGAACTTGAAAAGTAAATAAGGGGTGAGGGTTTGAAATTGAGTTTGAACCCAGACATAATCAATGTGTTGAACAAAAAGATCataattgtggatgcaaattttctcCGTCTTCtcatttgacgaaaatgcatctgcaaaataataacatctaagattaaggccaaaagtctCACGAATCCACGATGAATTTTGAGGGGGGGAGTTTGGCTAAAGAAtttccgatgccaaagttagaatttgaaagaaaaagtgTTTGAAAAATTTTGGTGGAGAaaacttaggtttttggagaaatgtaGGGCTATATATAAGGGTGTGGCCAGGGctatttggagaaatagggaCCGGTCACTTATGGTGAAATTTTTGctctaattgcaagatattatgtcaaataatatcttgcaattaattaggtaattaattccaatttgaaaagaatgaTTGGGAGTTACCTTATGGGGAGGATTTGATAAGGAGTGATGAtagggttttgaataaataccattttgatcacttttgacctcGATTGAGCCGTATTATCTGTTGCGTTGTTACACCCCACTCCCGATGTTAAATatagttttgggtttttattttaaaaaaattatttttgggtCTTATTGTGTGCGCCCGTGgggccttctttcctttttgGTATCCCCTACCTGGCCCACTTTCTTCTCTTTTCCCTTGGACCCATGAGtgatctctttctctttctctgcaactctctccttccctccccAAGAatcatcacacacacacacacacacgaccCACTTTCTTCTCTTTTCCCTTGGACCCATGAGTgatctctttccctttctctgcaactctctccttccctccccAAGAAtcatctcacacacacacacacacacacacacacacacacacacccagtCACCCTACACCCAAGGAGACTTCGACGACGACACCACCCCGCcacgctttctctctctctctctctctttcgcaTTCTCTCTTCGCACAGTGGAACCCCCACTGTTTGGAGTTCGACTCTGGCGAGATTTCTCGTCCCTCGACCTTGGTAAGCTTCGAAACTCTTTCTAATCTTTCTCTTAGACTGATCAAACTCTAGTTAGGACTCATTTTAGGTGCTTTGGTGAAGGTTTGTGGTGAGAAACAACTCAGAGGTttatttcccagttttccggcaaGCAATGCCTTTTCGAGGCAAGTTCCGGCCAAACCATGATAAGTCAGcatgcaaggtatcaatctcttcatctcgttgagtactacaacttttctttttgaatcacccaatttcattgaaTATCGAAGAAGTTATGAGCCTTGGAAAATCAACCCAGAAACCAGCCAAAAGCTTGGCCTAAAAATGGGTCAACCCAACCCGTTTGCCTTGAAATCCAAACCCATTTGGGCTGAGACCCAGCCTAATTACCCTAAACCCAAATCCTTTTAAGTGTAGGCCTTAGGCCGGATTACCCAAGCCCAGcccaattatttttatttatttatttattttctttttaaaaacccaaaggcGTTGGGCCGGGCTTTCAAGCCCAATACCCTTTAACCCAAAACCCTTAGACCCTTGAACCCTAAGCCCAGACCTGATTGACCCGGTCCGACTCAGACCCCTGAATCGTTGACTTTGACCCGGTCTGACCGTTGACTGTTAACTTTGACTTTGGGTTGACTTTTCTAATTTCGTCCGAAACCCCTCCTAAGCTAATTTCAACATCCTGTACTCGTTTTTGAAGTCCGTTTTTCCAAATTAAATCGGTTGAGTAGAGTTTGATTAATTGTatcatttatgtgcttaggggcaattGTTGTGGCGTTTTTGTATTCACTAGTTTGCGTAGCTTTTCAGCGACGAAATACCTGTGAATGGACGCTTTCTAAAAATgtatgttttaatagtagaaatgcatacatggaaaagcatgatttaacaATTATGTTCTATGAAACGctttgagataacatgcttattaaggctaatttgaattattactatttttcctataacccatgttctttatAGGATacctgatggatgacgataaaatatttagaacatgtttcgAACACTTTTTTATAGTATAAATgttggatgactttatactatgaagttgcttttcaaatatatatatatatatatatatatatatgttcaatgATTTTGTACTTATCTAGTGGTCCCTATTCCGCTACGGGACGAGGGATAGATTTTGGTCCATCCTGGGCGACAGTtatggtgttggcatagggcctaaAGTGTTTTTCATCTGGTTATTAGCACAGGGACAAAGAGCTGGCACGAGGCCTGGGGGTAAATTTCCTCTGGCTGTTGGCACAGTGATGGGGAGTCGGCATGGGGCCTGGAGAGTtattggacattcactagtgattacgaTATATATgagttatgatttgagacattgcacaaCATCCTAGGTTTTGGAAAACCTATTTTTATCATGATATATGTGtattcataaaactttggggttagtatgttgataactgctttagtgtgtgtatatatatatcaacctggtccactcatgtttgttttgcgcccccttcaggacttagaatcgaggcatacaatacTGGCGTCAAGGCACTTTCGcgtcggcatcttcgagtcctcttggTGCAGGATCCAtcatttgtttcattcaattttatattatttcttttagcgttctagttagttgtatgctatgaacacgttccttaaatgcatattcattattcttttatattttaagtCTTATTTATCCCTTGTTGTTAGCATTTGACTCAATAAATGCctttcgtcaccctcgagtgtcggccaacacatgcCTATAGTATGCAGGGAATATTTGGATTGGGACGTGTCATGCATGCTCGTGGGAATCCCagtgtgcctcaagggtaattttatcttt from Pyrus communis chromosome 7, drPyrComm1.1, whole genome shotgun sequence encodes the following:
- the LOC137739677 gene encoding uncharacterized protein gives rise to the protein MDFELRRAREKLEKEQKERKESARRKLEKERKAKEEGKKQREAIDAERSRRLFDAAQAQLKVDQQMQESLLVGRGIMFYRVFEAVRCQGSGDKIKLPASCFNELQDQGAFDQGPLYFKLSTVHQGGSSEMIDADKEKGTSTHSGVLEFTADEGFVGLPPHVWQNLFPTDTPNIPLVEVLYVWLSKGTYAKLQPLRVGFSDLPNHKAILETSLRQHATLSEDDIFTVNYGELVYKLQVLELKPSSSVSVLETDIEVDIVGADNDSEKTHENVLKPLIFGTLESGTVDEGHYTYYKFTIDNDTWEKIASGDAKVEVRIEAEPNSGDTDIYISKHPLIFPTRHQHEWSSHDIGSKVLILGSKDKSLEAGTYSVGVYGFKGTTKYQVSVNVQDDSNRTIGQQAVSSSSPMDMDTVECKNCKRYIPSRTLSLHEAYCSRHNVVCQHAGCGVVLRVEEAKNHVHCPKCEQAFHQGEMEKHMKVFHEPLHCSCGIVLEKEEMVQHQASVCPLRLIACRFCGDMVQAGNSAIDVRDRMRGLSEHESACGSRTAPCDSCGRSVMLKEMDIHRVAVHQKN